The DNA sequence ACATCGGTGGTGCGGAAGTAAAACTGGGGGCGGTATCCGTTGAAGAACGGGGTGTGGCGGCCGCCTTCATCCTTGGAGAGGACGTAGACATTGGCCTTGAAGTTGGTGTGGGGGGTGATGCTGCCGGTTTTGGCGAGCACTTGGCCGCGTTCCACGTCTTCCTTCTTCACACCGCGGAGCAGGATGCCCACGTTGTCGCCGGCTTCGGCCGAATCGAGGATCTTGCGGAACATTTCGATGTCGGTGACGACGGTTTTCTGGGTGGGCTTCAGGCCGACGATTTCGATTTCGTCGTTGCGGTTGAGGACGCCGCGCTCGACACGACCGGTGGCCACGGTGCCACGGCCGGCGATGTTGAAGACGTCTTCCACAGCCATGAGGAAGGGCTTGTCCTTCGGACGCTCGGGCATGGGGATGTATTTGTCGACGGCATCCATGAGGTCGAGGATGCACTTGGCGGCTTCACTGCCGGCATCGCCGGACTCGAGGGCCTTGAGGGCCGAACCCTTGACGATCGGGATGGTGTCGCCCGGGAATTCGTACTTGGAGAGGAGTTCGCGGACTTCGAGTTCGACGAGGTCGAGCAGTTCTTTGTCATCGACCATGTCGACCTTGTTCATGAAGACGACAAGGGCGGGAACGCCGACCTGGCGGGCCAGAAGGATGTGCTCCCGGGTCTGGGGCATCGGGCCGTCGGCAGCGGAAACGACGAGGATGGCACCGTCCATCTGGGCGGCGCCGGTGATCATGTTCTTCACGTAGTCGGCGTGGCCGGGGCAGTCCACGTGGGCGTAGTGACGGTTGTCGGTCTGGTATTCGACGTGGGTCGTGTTGATGGTGATGCCACGCTCTTTTTCTTCCGGGGCGTTGTCGATGGAAGAGTAATCGCGTGCCTCGGCCAGGCCCTTTTTGGCCAGGATGGTGCAGATGGCGGCGGTCAGGGTTGTTTTCCCGTGGTCGACGTGACCGATGGTACCGATGTTGACGTGGGGTTTGGTGCGCGTGAATGATTCCTTGGCCATAAATGTGTCCTGTGCTGCGATTTAGGTGTGCATCTAACTACTGACTGACTTGTTTCTGCTTTCCTATACGTACGTTAGTTTTGGGTCCTTAACCATGTCGGCACCGCCCGGACCCACCGGCGGCACCCTCGAAAACCGAGCCTACGAACGGGCTTGAACCGTCGACCTCGTCCTTACCAAGGACGTGCTCTACCAACTGAGCTACGTAGGCAGAGTCGGAACCCTTTCGGGGCCCCAAGATCTGGCTTTTTTCCTTTTCGTGCCGCAAATCTTCCCCCTGCACGAGTGCAGAACGGAGGCCTTTACAGCATGACGAGGAACGAGTTTTCTAGGTATTCACTTCGAGACTGTCAACATCTTCCCCGTTTTTTTTCAGGAAAATGAAGCCCTGGAGTCATGTTGGCATAGAAAGAATGATTTTTACCCACCACACTTGGCTCACACCAGCCAAGAAAATGACGTTAGTTATTCACTTTCAATGACTTAGATGTTTCAAGTGATCAACGTGTCCGCCCGACGGTGCGCAATTCCCTAAGCAGTTCCTCAGCCTTGAGGGGTTTATTGAGGACCGCATCCATTCCAGCTTCAAGGCAGGCCGCGCGTTCCGAGGCGAGGACATCAGCGGTGAAGGCAATGACCGGCAGGCGGGGCGACTGGTCACGGGCTTCTAGCCGTCGGATTTCCCTGACGGCATCCAGGCCGTTCATCTCTGGCATGTGCACGTCCAGCAGAACGACATCAAAGTCCCGGTCTTTTTCCAACTGTCGCATCAGTTCCTTTCCATTGGAAACGATGAGGGAACTGCAACCGAGCTTCTTGAGGGTCAACTCCAAAACCCGCTGGTTGACCACATTGTCCTCGGCGGCCAAAATGCGAAAGGACGGCATCGGCTGGCCCGAAACTGGGACCTTGCCGGTATGGGCGAACGAATCTGTGACCACTGGAGCCTTGAGGGTGAAAAAAAAGGTCGTCCCCTGCCCGGGGACACTTTCAAACCGGATGTATCCGCCAAGCATCTCGCAAAGGCGCCGACAGATGGCCAAACCCAACCCAGTGCCGCCGAATTTTCGGGAAGTGGAAGCACTAGCTTGAGTGTAAGGTTCAAAGAGTTTTTCCGCATGCGCCTCATCAATGCCCAGTCCGGTATCGCAGACACTGACCTGGAGGCATGATGTCGCCACATCATAATTGGCCTTGATTCGGATCGAACCCTGCCCGGTGAACTTGATGGCATTGGAAACCAGATTGCAAAGAATCTGCCGCAACCGGGTAGGGTCGGTGGAAATCCGCTCCGGTACACTGGCATCTACTTCAACTTTCAATTCGATGCCTTTTTCTAATGCCAGTGCTTCGAACATCTTCCGCACCAATTCCGTTTCCCCTGCCACCGAAGTTGGGCGCATTTCCAAGTCCAGTCGCCCGGCCTCGATCTTGGAAAAATCCAAAAGATCATTGAGGAGGGTCCTCAGAGTTTCCGCGCTGGCCCGGATGCCCGCGGCATACTCTTTGTTGTCGGGTGAAAGCTCGGAGGCCACCATGAGTTCGGAGAAACCAATGACTCCATTCAAGGGCGTGCGTATTTCGTGGCTCATCATGGCGAGGAAATCGCTTTTGGTGCGGCTGGCCCGGTCGGCCTCGGCTCGGGCCGCCTGCAGTTCCTTGACCGCCCGGTTCCATTCGATCTTGCACACTTCATCGATGGCCATGGCAGCCAGAATATGCAGCACTTCGATTTCCGAATCGCTGAACGTGCGCGGCTCGAAGTGGATCACACAGAGGGTGCCGATGCGGTATCCTTCCTCAGAAATCAATGGAACTCCTGCATAGGCCCGGATGCCGGGATTGCCGGTGACGAGGGGGTTGTCGCTGAAACGAACATCCTCGGCAGCGTCCTGCACCACCAGAGGTTCATCGGAAAGAATGGCGTAGGCGCAAAAAGACATTTCGCGCGGTGTCTCGCGGGTGGATTGCCCGAACACCGATTTGAACCACTGCCGACTCTCGTCGACCAAGGTGATGGTCGAAACCGCACATCCCGTGAGTGCGGTAGCCAGACGGGTGATGCGGTCGAAGCGATTCTCCGGCGGGGTGTCGAGGATGTGCAGGGACCGGAGATTAAACAAGCGATCGTGCTCGTTCTGTGGGGTGGGAGCAGCAGGCATACAGACCTAGTCGGATCGATCTAGACCCCCATATTATCCGACCACGATAAATGGAACAAGGCGAACTTGACCGTAAAAGCCCTGAATAAATTCGGGGTATGCTTGCCAGATGGAACGTGAAGCCGTATCTCCTGCGTCCCATGCAACTGTCCCCTCGAATACTCCTGACTGTCATCTGTGCCGGAACCGTCCTCGCCGCCTGCAAGGATGCTCCCCCCAACCCCAGGGAATCCGCAGAGTCGGTGGCCTTGGAATCCTTGCTCGCCGAGGGTGAAGAAACCTACAACCAAACCTGTGCCATGTGCCACCTGGACGGCCATGGAAGCGAAGTGGTTCCTCCCCTCATCGGCGCCCCTGCCTTGTCCAAGGACGACCCGGCCGAACTCATCGGAATCATCCTCAACGGGCAGAAGGGCAAAATCGAGCGCGGGGGGAAAACCTTCGACGGCATCATGCCTCCCCACGGCTACCTCAGTGACCGCGAAATCGCCGCCGTCGCCACCTACCTGCGCAAAACCTACGGATCCCACCCCGCCCCGGTGCAGCCGACCCAAGTGGCGAAGTTGCGCTGAGCGCGAAATCAGATCCGGCCGGGGTTCAACCTTCGATAGTGTTGATCTCGACGGGCTCGACCGTCACGCCCTCGGATTCGAGCCAGGCGATGGCGGCTTTGACCAGTTCTCGATCGCCCTCCAATTCCAAGGCCATGACGCCGACCTTGTCATTGACCGTGGCCTGGCGGACATTGAAAGCCACTTCCGGGCAGGCCTTGGCCATGTGGAAGAGCAACGGCTTGGTCGCCGCCTCGGCATCGAAATTGAGCCAGTATCGTCCCTTCATGATTCAGCCTCCGGCAATCGCGGGCACGATGCTGAGTTCGTCGTTGGATTTGACCGGCGTCGACTGGTCTTCCAGGAAGCGCACATCCTCGCCATTGACGTAGATGTTGACGAAGCGGCGGATCTGGCCGTTGGCGTCGAGGAGACGGTCGCCGATGCCGGGGAAGTTCTTTTCCAGATCGGCGATGATTTCCCCGACGGTGGCACCTTCAGCGTTCACGGTGTCGGCGTTGTGGGTCAATCCGCGCAGGGGCGGGGGGATGGATACGGCAATGGGCATACGGTCCTTTCTAACTGGAAACCTGAAACTGGAAACCTGAAACTTGAATCAAACGGCCGCCGCGGCTTCGCCGGCGAGAAGGTTGTCGAATTCGCGCAGGCTGGGGTTGATGCAACGGGGGGCACCGATGTGGTTGGCCACGGCCTCGGCGGTCTTCAACCCATGGCCGGTGATGCAGAGGACGATGCGTTCGTCGCGCGGGATCTTCCCGGCCTCGATGAGCTTCTTGGCGCAGGCCACGGTGACCCCGCCGGCGGTTTCGGCGAAGATCCCCTCGTTTTCAGCCAGGAGCTTGATGCCCTCGATGATCTCGGGGTCGGTGGCATCCTCAGCCCAGCCACCGGTCTGTTCCATGACTTTGACCGCGTAGTAACCATCGGCGGGGGTGCCGATGGCGAGGGACTTGGCGATGGTGTTGGGCTTGGGCTGGGGTTTGATCAGATCGCTGCCGGACTTGCGGGCCAGACTGATGGGATTGCAACCGGTGGCCTGGGCACCATGGATGGTGAACGGCTTCTCGGCCACCAGGCCGGTCTTGGTGAATTCCTGGTACGACTTGCAAATTTTGGTCAGGAGCGAACCCGAGGCCATGCAAACCACCGTGTGGGCCGGAATATCCCAGCCGAGCTGCTCCATGATTTCAAAACCCATGGTCTTGGAGC is a window from the Candidatus Methylacidiphilales bacterium genome containing:
- a CDS encoding NIL domain-containing protein, coding for MKGRYWLNFDAEAATKPLLFHMAKACPEVAFNVRQATVNDKVGVMALELEGDRELVKAAIAWLESEGVTVEPVEINTIEG
- the tuf gene encoding elongation factor Tu — translated: MAKESFTRTKPHVNIGTIGHVDHGKTTLTAAICTILAKKGLAEARDYSSIDNAPEEKERGITINTTHVEYQTDNRHYAHVDCPGHADYVKNMITGAAQMDGAILVVSAADGPMPQTREHILLARQVGVPALVVFMNKVDMVDDKELLDLVELEVRELLSKYEFPGDTIPIVKGSALKALESGDAGSEAAKCILDLMDAVDKYIPMPERPKDKPFLMAVEDVFNIAGRGTVATGRVERGVLNRNDEIEIVGLKPTQKTVVTDIEMFRKILDSAEAGDNVGILLRGVKKEDVERGQVLAKTGSITPHTNFKANVYVLSKDEGGRHTPFFNGYRPQFYFRTTDVTGVAKLKEGVEMVMPGDNVELDIELITPIAMEESIRFAIREGGRTVGAGRVTQIIK
- a CDS encoding cytochrome c; the protein is MQLSPRILLTVICAGTVLAACKDAPPNPRESAESVALESLLAEGEETYNQTCAMCHLDGHGSEVVPPLIGAPALSKDDPAELIGIILNGQKGKIERGGKTFDGIMPPHGYLSDREIAAVATYLRKTYGSHPAPVQPTQVAKLR
- a CDS encoding ATP-binding protein; amino-acid sequence: MPAAPTPQNEHDRLFNLRSLHILDTPPENRFDRITRLATALTGCAVSTITLVDESRQWFKSVFGQSTRETPREMSFCAYAILSDEPLVVQDAAEDVRFSDNPLVTGNPGIRAYAGVPLISEEGYRIGTLCVIHFEPRTFSDSEIEVLHILAAMAIDEVCKIEWNRAVKELQAARAEADRASRTKSDFLAMMSHEIRTPLNGVIGFSELMVASELSPDNKEYAAGIRASAETLRTLLNDLLDFSKIEAGRLDLEMRPTSVAGETELVRKMFEALALEKGIELKVEVDASVPERISTDPTRLRQILCNLVSNAIKFTGQGSIRIKANYDVATSCLQVSVCDTGLGIDEAHAEKLFEPYTQASASTSRKFGGTGLGLAICRRLCEMLGGYIRFESVPGQGTTFFFTLKAPVVTDSFAHTGKVPVSGQPMPSFRILAAEDNVVNQRVLELTLKKLGCSSLIVSNGKELMRQLEKDRDFDVVLLDVHMPEMNGLDAVREIRRLEARDQSPRLPVIAFTADVLASERAACLEAGMDAVLNKPLKAEELLRELRTVGRTR
- a CDS encoding ubiquitin-like small modifier protein 1, with amino-acid sequence MPIAVSIPPPLRGLTHNADTVNAEGATVGEIIADLEKNFPGIGDRLLDANGQIRRFVNIYVNGEDVRFLEDQSTPVKSNDELSIVPAIAGG